A section of the Ruania halotolerans genome encodes:
- a CDS encoding glycosyltransferase — translation MVSLHTSPAADPGSGDVGGMNVVIRHLACELARLGCQIDIFTRRTDPTAPAQVSLGERVHVHHLDAGPAQVRPKSEHEEFIGEFTAAMSAYGPYDLTHAHHWFSGLAALKVAGTWRSCVVQSFHSIAAAPGTPLGEGERPESPGRMAAEARLAREAAALLAVSAAERRTIIDRLGASPERTTVVSPGVDVEEFHPAAESGDPQPGSGYLLAAARLEPLKGIDLAIEAVAGLDPQVAPELVICGGATSGFEDYPDQLRELVEARGVSGRVRFVGPRTRAELAQLMRGARLFLNPSHSETYGLTALEASASGVPVVASAAGGLVEAVRHEETGLVLESREPREWTDAIDALLRDPARATALGRGGRAHAERHTWAQMAQRTLRVYQDLVEGEGSVPQVGLEPTTDGL, via the coding sequence ATGGTCAGCCTGCATACCTCACCGGCGGCCGATCCGGGCTCGGGGGACGTGGGCGGGATGAACGTGGTGATCCGCCACCTCGCTTGCGAGCTCGCCCGCCTGGGGTGCCAGATCGATATCTTCACCCGGCGCACCGATCCCACGGCACCAGCGCAGGTGTCGTTGGGTGAGCGCGTGCACGTGCACCACCTCGACGCGGGCCCGGCACAGGTGCGGCCGAAGAGCGAGCACGAGGAGTTCATCGGCGAGTTCACAGCGGCGATGTCCGCGTATGGCCCCTATGACCTCACGCATGCCCATCACTGGTTCTCCGGTCTGGCCGCGCTCAAGGTGGCCGGCACGTGGCGCTCGTGCGTGGTGCAGTCCTTCCACAGCATTGCCGCGGCGCCGGGGACCCCGCTGGGCGAGGGAGAGCGACCGGAGTCGCCAGGCAGGATGGCTGCCGAGGCGCGGCTGGCCCGCGAGGCCGCCGCGTTGCTCGCCGTCAGCGCCGCCGAACGACGCACCATCATCGACCGCCTCGGCGCCTCTCCGGAGCGAACCACCGTGGTCTCGCCCGGAGTAGACGTCGAGGAGTTTCACCCGGCGGCGGAATCAGGTGATCCCCAGCCTGGATCGGGGTATCTGCTCGCCGCCGCCCGGCTGGAGCCGCTCAAGGGCATCGACTTGGCGATCGAGGCGGTCGCCGGACTGGATCCGCAGGTGGCGCCGGAGTTGGTGATCTGCGGCGGAGCAACCAGCGGTTTCGAGGACTATCCCGATCAGCTGCGCGAACTCGTCGAGGCCCGCGGTGTGTCGGGACGGGTCCGCTTCGTCGGACCGCGCACCAGAGCCGAGCTCGCGCAGTTGATGCGCGGGGCGCGACTCTTCCTCAACCCCTCCCACTCCGAGACCTACGGCCTGACGGCGCTCGAGGCTTCTGCGAGCGGGGTGCCGGTGGTCGCCTCCGCGGCGGGAGGACTCGTGGAGGCTGTCCGGCATGAGGAGACCGGCCTGGTGCTCGAATCCCGCGAGCCGCGAGAGTGGACGGACGCGATCGACGCACTGCTGCGTGACCCGGCCCGCGCTACCGCGCTGGGCAGGGGAGGACGCGCACACGCAGAAAGACACACCTGGGCGCAGATGGCCCAACGAACCCTACGGGTGTATCAGGACCTCGTTGAAGGCGAGGGATCGGTGCCCCAGGTGGGGCTTGAACCCACGACCGACGGATTATGA
- a CDS encoding DUF4352 domain-containing protein, which produces MSDQPPQYGQQPPGGDPHRPPVPPVPPNPAYGQQPQPGYGPDAGQPGGQYGHGQPAGQTAFGQPGYGAPGHDGTAYGQPGYGAPGGPAGPGGPGGPDSGKNKTPVVIAVIVGVVVLALLIFGLTRVFGGNEPEETSGPTSEPTTEQPSDEPTQEPTDSQEPSEDPSGDAPEEPSGNPEFITLGETTTVGDWTVSVHDPVLDATDEIVSSDNPEPPSGLRYSYVYVTVTNDGSESMELFDSLVMGYFDAAGEAYSSSEAVAPDDAYFLDPVEPGEEVSGTYIFEIPADDRGDGTWAIAERTEDSADGDIAFFVAE; this is translated from the coding sequence ATGAGCGACCAGCCTCCCCAGTATGGTCAGCAGCCGCCGGGCGGAGATCCGCACCGGCCGCCCGTACCACCAGTACCACCGAACCCCGCGTACGGTCAGCAACCTCAGCCGGGCTATGGCCCGGACGCTGGCCAACCAGGAGGCCAATACGGTCACGGCCAACCTGCCGGCCAGACCGCCTTTGGCCAGCCCGGCTATGGCGCGCCCGGCCACGACGGGACCGCCTACGGTCAACCGGGATATGGCGCCCCAGGTGGACCGGCGGGACCGGGTGGACCTGGTGGGCCGGACTCTGGGAAGAACAAGACGCCGGTCGTGATCGCCGTCATCGTCGGTGTCGTGGTGCTCGCGTTGCTGATCTTCGGCCTCACGCGTGTGTTCGGGGGAAACGAGCCGGAGGAGACCTCCGGCCCAACCTCTGAACCGACCACCGAGCAGCCGAGTGACGAACCGACGCAGGAGCCCACCGACTCCCAGGAGCCATCTGAGGACCCATCCGGGGACGCGCCCGAGGAGCCCAGCGGGAATCCCGAGTTCATCACTCTCGGCGAAACGACCACAGTGGGGGACTGGACGGTTTCGGTCCATGACCCGGTATTGGACGCGACGGACGAGATCGTCAGTTCGGACAACCCTGAACCACCGTCCGGACTGCGATACAGCTACGTATACGTCACCGTCACCAACGACGGGTCCGAGTCGATGGAGTTGTTCGATTCGTTGGTGATGGGCTACTTCGATGCAGCGGGCGAGGCCTACAGCAGCTCAGAGGCTGTGGCCCCCGATGACGCGTATTTCCTCGATCCGGTTGAGCCGGGCGAGGAAGTCTCCGGAACCTACATCTTCGAGATACCCGCCGATGATCGTGGTGACGGTACCTGGGCGATCGCGGAACGCACGGAGGACTCGGCAGACGGCGATATCGCGTTCTTCGTCGCGGAGTAA
- a CDS encoding deoxyguanosinetriphosphate triphosphohydrolase, with the protein MRNESIAEPGGYGGADVERWFTEPPKSAQRSPFERDRARIVHSSALRRLGAKTQVLGPGTDDFARTRLTHSLEVAQVGRELGKSLGCDPDVVDTACLAHDLGHPPFGHNGETALHQVASAIGGFEGNAQTLRLLTRLEPKTFTPDGVGVGLNLTRASLDAATKYPWRSGQGPVRTDGSRSGKFGVYEDDAPVFRWLREGAPALRRCIEAQVMDLADDISYSVHDVEDAVFSGRVDLSEVTTERDRDRVITQVRAWYDPAVSDDALDAAIDSLTALDYWVTRYDGTRRGQARLKDMTSQLIGRFCNAAGRATRERFGDGPLVRYDADVVVPDAVLAEISILKGIAATYVMAPREEDALYHRQRLILTDLVAVLYDRAEIALAEMFAEDFGHAGDDDIRLRVVVDQVASLTDLSALEWHARMCGPDVGTAL; encoded by the coding sequence GTGCGTAACGAGAGCATTGCGGAGCCCGGCGGGTACGGCGGTGCCGATGTAGAACGATGGTTCACCGAACCTCCCAAGTCTGCTCAGCGGAGCCCGTTCGAGCGTGACCGGGCCCGCATCGTGCACTCGTCGGCGCTGCGCCGGCTCGGTGCGAAGACTCAGGTGCTCGGACCGGGCACGGACGATTTCGCCCGCACCCGGCTGACTCACTCTCTCGAGGTGGCGCAGGTGGGCCGGGAGCTCGGCAAGTCGCTCGGCTGTGATCCTGACGTGGTCGATACCGCATGCCTGGCCCACGATCTGGGGCACCCGCCGTTCGGGCACAACGGTGAGACGGCGCTGCATCAGGTGGCCTCGGCGATCGGAGGTTTCGAGGGAAACGCCCAGACGTTGCGGTTACTCACCCGGCTCGAGCCGAAGACGTTCACGCCCGACGGAGTGGGTGTGGGCCTGAACCTGACCCGGGCGAGCCTGGACGCGGCTACGAAGTACCCGTGGCGGTCCGGTCAGGGACCAGTGCGTACCGACGGGAGCAGGTCCGGGAAGTTCGGTGTGTACGAGGACGACGCCCCGGTGTTCCGATGGTTGCGTGAGGGTGCTCCGGCTCTGCGGCGCTGCATCGAGGCACAGGTGATGGACCTCGCCGACGACATCTCCTACTCGGTGCACGATGTGGAGGATGCGGTCTTCTCCGGGCGGGTCGACCTCAGCGAGGTGACCACCGAACGGGACCGCGACCGGGTGATCACCCAAGTGCGCGCCTGGTACGACCCTGCCGTGAGCGATGATGCTCTGGACGCAGCGATCGACTCGCTGACCGCACTGGACTACTGGGTCACCCGATACGACGGCACCCGGCGCGGTCAGGCCCGGTTGAAGGATATGACCAGCCAGTTGATCGGGCGCTTCTGCAATGCGGCCGGGCGAGCAACCCGGGAGAGGTTCGGCGACGGCCCGCTCGTGCGCTACGACGCCGATGTGGTGGTGCCCGATGCGGTACTGGCCGAGATCAGCATCCTCAAGGGAATCGCCGCCACCTACGTGATGGCACCGCGCGAAGAGGACGCGCTCTACCACCGGCAGCGGCTCATCCTCACCGACCTGGTCGCGGTGCTCTACGACCGAGCCGAGATCGCCCTGGCAGAGATGTTCGCCGAAGATTTCGGGCACGCCGGGGACGACGACATCCGCCTGCGGGTGGTGGTCGATCAGGTGGCCTCACTCACCGACCTCTCGGCCCTGGAGTGGCATGCCCGGATGTGTGGACCGGATGTGGGCACCGCCCTGTGA
- the dnaG gene encoding DNA primase codes for MAGLIRREDIAAVRERAKIEEIVGQHVTLRSAGVGSMKGLCPFHDERTPSFHVRPQLGLWHCFGCDEGGDVISFVQKLDHLPFAEAVEHLAARAGVQLRYEDDGGPRRPREEPGRRQRLIEAHRVAAEFYQEQLTSPGAQIGREFLAERGFDRAAAEHFGVGFAPQGWDNLARHLRGKHFTEPELTASGLLSQGNRGSYDRFRGRLVWPIRDLTGDVVGFGARKLFEDDPGPKYLNTPESPIYKKSQVLYGIDLAKREIAKGKRVVVVEGYTDVMAMHLAGVPTAVATCGTAFGSEHIKVVRRLLGDTAGSTAGLMLSSGAALGGEVIFTFDGDEAGQKAALRAFEQDQQFATQTFVAVEPSGVDPCELRQQRGDEAVRALVDDREPLFEFAIRSVLKQVDLDTVEGRTTGLRIGAPVVARIRDQVLRAGYTRELAGWLGLDETTVRQAVARAPRAVPPREGATDGGARRDQSGAAETPGRPGSGQRRHGGPDGGGYAGPDRSDPVARLERQVLEVVVQLPQHALEAGFDDLGADTFVVPAHRAVHDAIRATGGLRRFGELMAELSAGGAGAQASERAGALWAEQVREAADGPVAVLVTELAVSPMPEDRPDALGQYARGVLVALLKMGITRQIADAKGRLQRMDPADPAYTETFTELLALEDKRRTLQEAS; via the coding sequence ATGGCTGGGCTGATCCGCCGCGAGGACATCGCGGCCGTGCGCGAACGCGCGAAGATCGAGGAGATCGTCGGCCAGCATGTGACATTGCGCAGCGCCGGCGTCGGTTCGATGAAGGGATTGTGCCCCTTCCACGACGAGCGCACGCCCTCCTTCCACGTGCGCCCTCAGCTCGGCTTGTGGCACTGCTTCGGCTGTGACGAGGGCGGAGACGTGATCTCGTTCGTGCAGAAGCTCGATCATCTCCCGTTCGCCGAAGCGGTCGAGCACCTGGCCGCCCGGGCAGGTGTGCAGCTGCGCTACGAGGATGACGGTGGCCCTCGCCGGCCGCGGGAGGAGCCGGGCCGCCGGCAACGCCTCATCGAGGCCCATCGGGTGGCTGCGGAGTTTTACCAGGAGCAGCTCACCAGCCCCGGTGCCCAGATCGGCCGGGAGTTCCTCGCCGAGCGCGGCTTCGACCGGGCCGCCGCCGAGCACTTCGGGGTGGGTTTCGCGCCGCAGGGGTGGGACAACCTGGCCCGACACCTGCGTGGCAAGCACTTCACCGAGCCTGAACTCACCGCGTCAGGGTTGCTCTCCCAGGGCAATAGGGGTTCGTATGACCGCTTCCGTGGGCGGTTGGTCTGGCCGATCCGGGATCTCACGGGGGACGTCGTCGGCTTCGGTGCGCGCAAGCTCTTCGAGGACGATCCTGGGCCGAAGTACCTGAACACGCCGGAGAGCCCGATCTACAAGAAGTCCCAGGTGTTGTACGGGATCGATCTGGCCAAGCGGGAGATCGCCAAGGGTAAGCGCGTCGTGGTGGTGGAGGGCTACACCGATGTGATGGCCATGCACCTGGCGGGCGTGCCCACGGCTGTGGCCACCTGCGGGACCGCGTTCGGCTCCGAGCACATCAAGGTGGTGCGACGTCTGCTGGGGGACACGGCCGGGTCCACGGCCGGGCTGATGCTCTCCTCCGGAGCTGCGCTGGGCGGAGAGGTGATCTTCACCTTCGACGGTGACGAGGCGGGCCAGAAGGCCGCACTCCGCGCATTCGAGCAAGATCAGCAGTTCGCCACCCAGACATTCGTTGCCGTCGAACCCAGCGGGGTGGACCCATGCGAGTTGCGTCAGCAGCGCGGCGACGAGGCCGTCCGTGCTCTGGTGGACGATCGGGAACCGTTGTTCGAGTTCGCGATCCGTTCGGTCCTCAAGCAGGTCGACTTGGACACCGTGGAAGGGCGCACCACCGGCTTGCGCATCGGCGCCCCGGTGGTTGCCCGGATTCGCGACCAGGTGCTGCGGGCCGGTTACACCCGCGAGCTCGCCGGATGGCTCGGTCTGGACGAAACGACGGTACGCCAGGCGGTCGCCCGAGCGCCCAGGGCGGTGCCGCCACGTGAGGGGGCCACCGACGGCGGCGCCCGCCGTGACCAGTCCGGTGCAGCGGAAACGCCTGGACGCCCAGGGTCCGGACAGCGCCGTCATGGTGGACCCGACGGCGGAGGGTACGCCGGTCCGGATCGTAGCGATCCAGTGGCACGACTGGAACGCCAGGTGCTGGAGGTCGTGGTGCAGCTCCCGCAGCACGCCCTGGAGGCGGGCTTCGATGACCTCGGAGCGGACACCTTCGTGGTCCCCGCCCACCGCGCAGTACACGACGCGATTCGCGCTACGGGTGGGTTGCGGCGGTTCGGTGAATTGATGGCTGAGCTCTCCGCCGGCGGTGCCGGGGCGCAGGCGAGCGAACGTGCCGGTGCGCTGTGGGCCGAGCAGGTGCGTGAGGCCGCCGACGGGCCGGTGGCGGTGCTGGTGACCGAACTGGCCGTATCGCCGATGCCGGAGGACCGCCCAGATGCGCTCGGGCAGTACGCCCGGGGTGTCCTGGTGGCGCTGCTGAAGATGGGGATCACGAGGCAGATCGCTGATGCGAAAGGTCGCCTGCAACGGATGGACCCCGCCGACCCGGCGTACACGGAGACGTTCACGGAGCTCCTTGCCTTGGAGGACAAGCGCCGCACACTGCAGGAAGCGAGCTGA